From Methanobrevibacter sp., a single genomic window includes:
- a CDS encoding DUF3194 domain-containing protein has product MSKLKILSEEDLATISDDFGEILESEVSKSISMKELEDLELDIVLNYENEQLDVDVDVGVLFDELSEITQDQIMQAIDEAYLRFDSYIDENYRV; this is encoded by the coding sequence TTATCCGAAGAAGATTTAGCCACAATTTCAGATGATTTTGGTGAGATTCTTGAAAGTGAAGTTTCCAAATCAATTTCAATGAAGGAATTGGAAGATTTAGAATTGGACATTGTTCTTAACTATGAAAATGAACAGTTAGATGTTGATGTTGATGTTGGAGTTTTATTTGATGAGCTTTCTGAAATTACTCAAGATCAAATAATGCAGGCTATTGATGAAGCTTATTTAAGGTTTGATTCTTACATTGATGAGAATTACAGGGTTTAA